A single region of the Asterias amurensis chromosome 19, ASM3211899v1 genome encodes:
- the LOC139951380 gene encoding cilia- and flagella-associated protein 68-like — translation MAEDEVAFRSMVRASGLGEVWQHTSDDTKFKQYGWRTTTKEDCYSPQTLVGNWNEERFDIERVRVPKRLPSQFEHYFETTHMDSYKTERKEVPKTLVHLAAREARAFPASQPELDPTKIKQEYNSFQTTSRAAFVDPRLRTTPLATTE, via the exons ATGGCGGAGGATGAAGTTGCGTTCCGTTCGATGGTGCGGGCATCGGGTCTTGGTGAGGTTTGGCAGCACACTTCAGATGATACCAAGTTTAAACAATACGGATGGAGAACCACAACTAAAGAAGACTGTTACTCCCCGCAAACCCTTGTGGGTAACTGGAACGAAGAGAGGTTCGATATTGAACGAGTTCGAGTACCAAAAAGGTTACCATCCCAG TTTGAACACTACTTTGAAACAACACATATGGACTCTTATAAAACAGAGAGGAAAGAAGTTCCCAAGACCCTAGTCCATTTAGCAG CCCGAGAAGCAAGAGCATTTCCAGCTTCCCAACCTGAGCTGGACCCAACAAAGATCAAGCAAGAATACAATTCATTCCAGACTACATCACGAGCAGCATTTGTAGACCCTCGATTAAGAACAACGCCTTTGGCTACCACAGAATAA